CATGCACTATCTGCACATCTCACGTCCTACTGAACTGTAGTTTTTATTAGGTTTGCATGCTTCTGGATGTTTTAGTTGAATTATGAGCAATCACAATTTCTTAAGACAAAAAAGTTAAAATTGCATTACACTGAGCACTATTAAGTACCAAATGGAAAGGCTGATTGCCCCATTTGCTTGCAATTTGACATCATGTATATAACCATAAATCAAATGAAACAATCATGAGTACAAAAAAATCGATATTTGCAATTTTACAGGTACACAAATAATCTGTTTGCCTCATGATATATATAATTCAATAACACAACCAATCTTTCTgagacaaactgatcgttgatatGCACAACCTACAGAGTGATATACCCCACTAGAACAATCATGAATGATGGAAATACTTCTTCAATGATCACAAACTGCGGCAAAAAATTACTAACCAAAGCCAAGTGATCTTGTTGCCAACATCACCTAGAGGCTCTGGACTGGAAAAGCTCGAGCCTGGCCCTAGCTTCTGGCAGTAGTGCCTCAACGCGAACATCCTGCACCATGTACGTCTGTTTTGATGCCCACAGAAGCACAGCAAGAACCCCCGCCTGCGCAAGCTCCTCACTCTCCGGAACGTGTGAAGCGATGTAACATAGCAGTATGAGCGCCTCGATCTGAACCTCGTCGCCAAGGTAGACAAGCTGAACAAGGTGGCGTGCACCACCTTCATCGACAACGGCCTTGCAGTGGCTCACATGTAGGTGGTTGGCAGTGCATGCAAACTTGGTGAGTGCAAGCACAGCTTCCTTTATAACCGGTGGCTCACGCTCGTCGAGCAACTGCACAAGTGGTGCGATCATCCGGGTCTCGCTCGCTGTGAACGTCCGCGCAAGGCAACCAAGAGCTGTGATGCACGGAATGAGGAGTTCATCATAGTCACCCTTGGAGACAATGTGTAGCAGCTGGTCAACAACAGCCTTGGCGGCTGGAGAACTGGGTTTGAAAGCCGACTGCCGCAGTGCAAGGCTGTGCTCAGCAACACGCGCAATTTCCATAATAGCCATGGCTGAGAAGACCTGCATGTCTGTGCCCATACCACCATCGCCTTTCTCAAGGAGCGCGGCGAAGCAAAGCAGTGCACGCGACTCTGTAATGCTCTTGCAGACTCCAAGATGACCTCGTGCGAGCTTCCAGAGAGCTTTAGCCGCCATGGCCTTCAAGTGCGCCTTGAGCTCAGGGTCTTCCACTTCACGAGCACCACGGCCACTAGAGCCACTGGTGCCCAGCTGTGGTCTGAAGGGTGGAATCAATACCCCATTGGTCTTTGTCTTGGCAGCCATGGCAGACTGCACAACCGACTGCATTTGGTTCCTTTTATTAGTGTCTGCTTCATCCTTAGAGACATTAGACACTCTGGGTGGCTCTTCAGGGACAGATACCATGAAGTCGCCGCTGTGGCGTGTGCTGAGCGTCTTGGCAAGCACAACCGAGTGTAGCGATGTCATGGGCGTTGGCGCTGCAGCAGTATTCTTAGAGCTGCTGGAGCCAACGGCGTACCTGCTGTGCTCCTGTATGGTCCCGGACGCGAGGTGGCCGACGAGATAGCGGACGGCATTGTTCTGTGTGAAGAGCTCCTGGCAGGCTTGGCTCCGGTCGGCGAGTGTGGCAATAGCCTCGGCAACAGCGGCCTGCACGCGCATCTGCGGCTCTTTGAGTGCGGCGGTGAAGGCGGAACAAATCCCGGCCTGCACGAGTTTATCAACGCTCTCAGCATCGCA
This Lolium perenne isolate Kyuss_39 chromosome 1, Kyuss_2.0, whole genome shotgun sequence DNA region includes the following protein-coding sequences:
- the LOC127303432 gene encoding uncharacterized protein; amino-acid sequence: MGEGVQAMLARPIQLADEVAKQCGAARCFRAECTDLKSRADKLAALLRQAARADLYDRPAARIMAGAAQALAKASALAARCAHGHPRLRRLFTLSPAAGFPRTAALLDTALEDVAWLLRISSPHGGADADGDGDLRGLPNIAQNEPILFLIWDHVARLHTGGLAARADSAANLASLARDSQHFAKLIIEEDGILPLLRLLKEGTDDGQEAAVRALGLLGCDAESVDKLVQAGICSAFTAALKEPQMRVQAAVAEAIATLADRSQACQELFTQNNAVRYLVGHLASGTIQEHSRYAVGSSSSKNTAAAPTPMTSLHSVVLAKTLSTRHSGDFMVSVPEEPPRVSNVSKDEADTNKRNQMQSVVQSAMAAKTKTNGVLIPPFRPQLGTSGSSGRGAREVEDPELKAHLKAMAAKALWKLARGHLGVCKSITESRALLCFAALLEKGDGGMGTDMQVFSAMAIMEIARVAEHSLALRQSAFKPSSPAAKAVVDQLLHIVSKGDYDELLIPCITALGCLARTFTASETRMIAPLVQLLDEREPPVIKEAVLALTKFACTANHLHVSHCKAVVDEGGARHLVQLVYLGDEVQIEALILLCYIASHVPESEELAQAGVLAVLLWASKQTYMVQDVRVEALLPEARARLELFQSRASR